The following proteins are co-located in the Plasmodium vinckei vinckei genome assembly, chromosome: PVVCY_11 genome:
- a CDS encoding phosphatidylinositol 4-kinase, putative: MMEQEKKPRGENEEPSISTNMINDEKEDQNEKLAEVENKCTELPENNCNTQTDKSSNISIQNPNMVTSEEIQTINNKQDLNANLNKNNYEHDTNLDEQNASSLNAQNMNDSNIVNIKSDLNGSDKSNNILINNIEKEEIVKSSDEDNKNSFIDTNTNQNENIHNEGNGINLTSNQADKNIGGTTIDTNHIEVEKREDTNSIENDCEDGKKLIDEAAEKNRRIIEMYEKKLETEINQKEKNKVGGPTESSDKFDGSIASISAKMRESISKIFREIPSSKPKIINEITSEKNETNPSNGNESMGRDDCDNKPSFSRSTLKEGSLLRLFRCEYFDTHLHIRYLYDRKEIGVHEYLVNSLYTQRNPEDILFYLPQLCQISLVRYESSSLYRFLLDKASKSMHFALKLNWIYNSIVEDNIPKYKEISQKMIQEIEMAVVNCKPLNSECKIFKEDKQTDLLILAYPLLFKRKFIIKKIRTNEKINQIKTFNKFLSNSYSLKGFSNPIEKANILSSSNNSDIIFKETCFCSSHIKNNDQQNADIVDGEKVKPPQCDDKIDPQPIHSNDEHINEEAENNNYLGAEQKYNDGVCPKCAHIFEAKKEKKDKNKNKPLSPQMPSCYIINSGPLTVASAKIRLPSTYAKLGDPLSFSKFSLPDCNYSFDMIEELQQFFMKQRRCEYFSLLNNFISLLITTSNLLANETDIDARNTLLNKFLYSLNTWMVMRRCIVASCENIFSMTGLCIPMESISASKSDICGSRRKQKKSPKHLQILHFNNDECKIFFSKKRAPYLLVFEVADLDEDISHISDNTFYVNNRLFNIENDKNNNLFKTTQNNEKESGVKSYISDDEYSKNEKSDDELKHNSYILTKNYGGYNENGSSYECEMKPSYEEQNKKILINNSNKNIGRASGSRYYESNENSYQYYDDKQYQEFYNNREEQTSKLNSNTNSADDEPSEVSSTNSSLNYFKDLNVIKMNDLYVYNAIVNDLRRENLISFTSEEEENIYLIKKCIGLAKEKSNDGYSDKEYDNNDRERRKSRNQNNNDNKNEINSTSNDSSAIGIKTNKFIITRSASMPNYLNNFKAADNNKNEENSDISEYNEAIASSTDNQTAEHDENLKKTNQESGETYDKNDKKETNLIKRVGNNNNGESSGKHASVLSSHPHNTRNCYYSVELPSVLPDISEYFKVENYLNEEFKKKNCKIIKTLLWGELFEDKKKKIRKISPYGKLKSWDLKSVIVKGGDDLRQELLASQLIKQFKSIFDNAGLPLWLRPYEILVTGSNSGIIEYVHDTCSVDSLKRKFGTDSISTIFNIVFADYIFEAKKNFIESHAAYSLISYLLQVKDRHNGNMLLDSYGHLIHIDYGFMLTNSPGNVNFETSPFKLTQEYLDIMDGENSDNYEYFRRLIVSGFLEARKHSEEIILLVELMMPALKMPCFSNGTQFCIDSLKERFMTNLTVDTCIQRINALIEASINNFRSVQYDYFQRITNGIM; this comes from the exons ATGATGGAACAGGAAAAAAAGCCGAGGGGGGAAAATGAAGAGCCCTCTATCTCAACAAATATGATTAATGATGAAAAGGAAgatcaaaatgaaaaattagcagaagttgaaaataaatgtacAGAATTACCTGAGAATAATTGCAATACGCAAACTGATAAATCAAGTAATATTTCTATACAAAATCCAAATATGGTAACAAGTGAAGAAATACAAACTATAAATAACAAACAAGACCTTAATgccaatttaaataaaaacaattatgAGCATGATACAAATTTGGATGAACAAAATGCATCCAGCTTGAATGCTCAAAACATGAATGATAGTAAcattgtaaatataaaatcgGATTTAAATGGGTCAGATAAAAGtaataacattttaataaacaatatagaaaaagaagaaatagTAAAATCAAGCGatgaagataataaaaatagcttTATAGACACAAATACaaatcaaaatgaaaatatacataatgaAGGAAATGGCATTAATCTTACTTCAAACCAAgcagataaaaatatagggGGTACTACTATTGATACAAATCATATTGAAGTTGAAAAAAGAGAGGATACTAATTCAATAGAAAATGATTGTGAAGATggcaaaaaattaatagacGAGGCAGCGGAAAAAAATCGACGCATTATAGAAatgtatgaaaaaaaacttgAAACTGAGATTAatcaaaaagaaaaaaataaagtaggTGGACCTACCGAATCAAGTGATAAATTTGATGGTAGTATCGCATCTATTAGTGCAAAAATGAGAGAAAGTATTTCCAAAATATTTAGAGAAATACCATCATCAAAGCCGAAGattataaatgaaattacatcagaaaaaaatgaaacaaatCCAAGTAATGGTAATGAAAGTATGGGGCGAGATGATTGTGATAATAAACCGAGTTTCTCTCGAAGCACTTTAAAAGAGGGAAGTCTTTTGAGGCTGTTTCGATGTGAATATTTTGACACACATTTACATATtagatatttatatgatagAAAGGAAATAGGGGTACATGAGTATTTAGtaaattcattatatacTCAAAGAAATCCTgaagatatattattttacttaCCTCAATTATGTCAAATATCGTTAGTACGATATGAATCATCGTCTCTTTATCGATTTCTCTTAGATAAAGCTAGCAAATCTATGCATTTtgctttaaaattaaattggATATACAATTCAATTGTTGAAGATAATATAcctaaatataaagaaatatctcaaaaaatgatacaAGAAATCGAAATGGCTGTAGTTAATTGTAAACCACTAAATAGTGaatgtaaaatttttaaagaagATAAGCAAACCGATCTTCTCATTTTGGCATATCcacttttatttaaaagaaaatttattataaaaaaaataagaacaaatgaaaaaataaatcaaattaaaacatttaaCAAATTTCTTAGTAATTCATATAGTTTAAAAGGATTTAGTAATCCAATCGAAAaagcaaatatattatcatcttcaaataattcagacataatatttaaagaaaCATGTTTTTGCTCAAGTCATATTAAGAATAATGATCAGCAAAATGCTGATATAGTGGATGGAGAGAAAGTGAAGCCTCCTCAATGTGATGATAAGATTGATCCTCAACCAATACATTCGAATGATGAGCATATTAATGAAGAAgcagaaaataataattatctCGGTGCAGagcaaaaatataatgacgGGGTTTGCCCTAAATGTGCACATATTTTTGAGgcgaaaaaagaaaaaaaagataaaaataaaaataaacctTTATCACCCCAAATGCCATCAtgctatataataaattcagGACCTTTAACTGTAGCATCTGCGAAAATAAGATTACCAAGTACTTATGCAAAATTAGGAGACCCCTTAAGCTTTTCTAAATTTTCACTCCCAGATTGTAATTATAGTTTTGATATGATTGAAGAACTacaacaattttttatgaaacaAAGAAGATGTGAATATTTTAGTTTGCTGaacaattttataagtTTATTAATAACAACATCTAATCTGTTGGCAAATGAAACTGATATAGATGCACGAAATACATTGctaaacaaatttttatattccttAAATACATGGATGGTTATGAGAAGGTGTATAGTAGCTTCttgtgaaaatatattttccatgACAGGTTTATGTATACCAATGGAATCAATATCTGCTAGTAAATCAGATATATGTGGATCAagaagaaaacaaaaaaagagTCCTAAAcatttacaaatattacattttaataatgatgaatgtaaaatatttttttcaaaaaaaagagcACCATATTTATTGGTTTTCGAAGTAGCAGATTTAGATGAAGATATTTCACATATTAGTgataatacattttatgtaaataatagattatttaatatagaaaatgataaaaataataatttatttaaaacgacacaaaataatgaaaaagaatcAGGGGTAAAAAGTTATATCAGTGATGATGagtattcaaaaaatgaaaaaagtgATGATGAATTGAAACATAATAGTTATATTCTTACGAAAAATTATGGAggatataatgaaaatggtAGTTCCTATGAATGTGAAATGAAGCCTAGTTATgaagaacaaaataaaaaaatattaataaataatagtaacaaaaatataggaAGAGCTAGTGGAAGTCGTTATTATGAATCTAATGAAAACTCCTATCAATATTACGATGATAAACAGTATCAAGagttttataataatagagAAGAACAAACTAGCAAACTAAATAGCAACACAAATAGTGCTGATGATGAGCCTAGTGAAGTTAGTAGTACAAATAGTAGTTTAAACTATTTCAAAGATttaaatgtaataaaaatgaatgatctttatgtatataatgcTATAGTAAATGATTTAAGGAgagaaaatttaatatcttttacttctgaagaagaagaaaatatatatcttattaaaaaatgtattggATTAGCAAAAGAAAAATCAAATGATGGATATAGTGATAAAGAATATGATAACAACGATAGGGAAAGAAGAAAATCAAGAaaccaaaataataatgataataaaaatgaaataaatagtaCATCTAATGATTCATCTGCAATaggaataaaaacaaataaatttataatcaCCAGATCTGCATCTATGCCAAACTATTTAAACAACTTCAAAGCAgctgataataataaaaatgaagaaaatagcGATATATCCGAATATAACGAAGCAATCGCTAGCTCCACAGATAATCAAACTGCCGAACAcgatgaaaatttaaaaaaaacaaatcaaGAAAGCGGAGAAACATACGAtaaaaatgacaaaaaagaaacgaatttaataaaaagggttggaaataataataatggagAAAGTAGTGGGAAACATGCTAGTGTATTATCATCACATCCTCATAATACAAGAAACTGCTATTATTCTGTAGAATTACCTTCTGTGTTACCAGATATAAgtgaatattttaaagtcgaaaattatttaaatgaagaatttaaaaaaaaaaattgtaaaattataaaaacattattatgGGGAGAATTATttgaagataaaaaaaaaaaaattagaaaaatatcACCTTATGGTAAATTAAAATCATGGGATCTTAAATCTGTCATAGTAAAAGGGGGTGATGATTTACGACAAGAATTATTAGCTTCTCAATTAATTAAACAATTCAAAAGTATATTTGACAATGCTGGTTTGCCATTATGGTTACGCCCTTATGAAATATTAGTCACTGGATCGAACTCAGGAATAATTGAATATGTCCATGATACTTGTTCTGTTGATTCACTCAAAAGAAAGTTTGGCACAGATAGCATTTCAACGATTTTCAACATCGTCTTTGCGGATTACATATTTGAGGCTAAAAAG AATTTTATAGAAAGCCATGCAGCGTATTCCTTAATTTCATACTTGCTGCAAGTAAAGGATAGGCATAACGGAAATATGTTATTAGATTCATATGGGCATCTAATACATATAGATTATGGGTTCATGTTAACAAACTCACCAGGAAATGTTAATTTTGAAACATCGCCTTTTAAATTAACACAAGAATATTTAGATATTATGGATGGTGAAAATTCAgataattatgaatattttagaCGCCTCATTGTTAGCGGATTTTTAGAAGCTCGCAAACATTCTGAAGAAATTATTCTCCTTGTTGAATTAATGATGCCAG CTCTGAAAATGCCATGCTTTTCGAATGGAACGCAGTTTTGCATCGATTCCTTGAAAGAGAGATTTATGACAAACTTAACTGTTGACACG TGCATACAACGAATTAACGCATTAATTGAAGCCTCTATCAACAACTTCCGAAGTGTTCAAtatgattattttcaaCGAATAACAAATGGaattatgtaa